One genomic segment of Primulina tabacum isolate GXHZ01 chromosome 9, ASM2559414v2, whole genome shotgun sequence includes these proteins:
- the LOC142555316 gene encoding uncharacterized protein LOC142555316, translating into MSSLAAARADNFYYPPEWEPKKGGLNKFHGQHALRERARKIDQGILIIRFEMPFNIWCGGCESMIAKGVRFNAEKKQVGNYYSTKIWSFSMKSACCRHEIVIQTDPKSCEYVIISGARKKIEEYDAEDAETLVLPVEDDKNKLADPFYRLEHQEKDMKKKKEAEPVLVRLQRVSDAMHSDDYSLNKSLRAKLRDQKKRVAEEEASSRKSGFGLRLLPRSEEDAAAASRVKFATKFEKNRKNKRALIQAASIFSGPSGSSESDKRRLELEAKRRKINASSVSKLLVGGFKPSSWAQGPPGKFNSR; encoded by the exons ATG TCATCTCTTGCAGCTGCGAGGGCAGATAATTTTTACTACCCACCGGAATGGGAACCAAAAAAG GGTGGGCTGAACAAGTTTCATGGTCAACATGCTTTGAGGGAGAGAGCAAGAAAAATCGATCAAGGCATCTTGATAATAAG GTTTGAGATGCCTTTTAATATATGGTGTGGTGGATGTGAGTCCATGATTGCAAAAGGTGTGAGGTTTAATGCTGAGAAAAAACAAGTGGGAAATTATTATTCTACAAAG ATATGGAGCTTTTCAATGAAGTCTGCATGCTGCAGACATGAGATTGTCATTCAAACAGATCCAAAAAGTTGCGAGTATGTGATTATTAGTGGAGCTCGAAAAAAGATCGAGGAATATGATGCTGAAGATGCTGAAACTTTGGTGCTGCCGGTGGAAGATG ATAAGAACAAGCTGGCAGATCCCTTTTACCGTCTTGAGCACCAGGAGAAagatatgaagaagaagaaagaagCTGAGCCAGTACTGGTGCGTCTTCAGCGAGTTTCAGATGCCATGCATTCAGACGATTATTCCTTGAACAAATCACTGCGAGCCAAACTTAGGGATCAAAAGAAAAGAGTGGCTGAAGAAGAAGCTAGTTCTAGGAAATCCGGATTTGGTTTAAGACTTCTTCCTCGTTCTGAAGAGGATGCCGCGGCTGCATCGCGTGTTAAATTTGCTACCAAGTTTGAAAAGAATAGAAAAAACAAAAGGGCACTAATTCAAGCCGCCTCAATTTTTTCTGGACCATCCGGTTCTTCTGAATCTGATAAAAGACGCTTGGAGCTGGAAGCTAAAAGGAGGAAGATAAATGCGTCATCCGTGTCAAAATTGTTAGTAGGAGGATTCAAGCCATCATCATGGGCTCAGGGTCCTCCTGGTAAGTTTAACAGCCGTTGA
- the LOC142504427 gene encoding uncharacterized protein LOC142504427, with the protein MVRPIPIPIHISDTFSSIPLAIGLFVSASLLVALCAKHARQIPRKYASETTEPETPLKSPLVLPKQLKTSLGSMAIMSLVHGKKSRPDSGAGKEEIGVWQKAILMGEKCQPPEFSGAIYYDYDGNRVPEMPKSPRVGPLRGFTFLVEKKDHLDV; encoded by the coding sequence ATGGTTCGTCCAATTCCTATCCCAATCCATATAAGTGATACTTTCTCCTCCATCCCTCTAGCAATAGGACTGTTTGTCTCAGCGTCACTCCTAGTCGCCCTCTGTGCAAAGCATGCAAGACAAATACCAAGAAAGTATGCTTCCGAAACGACTGAGCCGGAGACGCCCCTTAAGTCGCCATTAGTATTACCCAAGCAACTGAAAACAAGTCTTGGCAGCATGGCGATCATGTCTTTAGTTCATGGCAAGAAATCAAGGCCGGACTCCGGTGCCGGGAAAGAAGAGATCGGGGTTTGGCAGAAGGCGATATTGATGGGGGAGAAATGCCAGCCGCCGGAGTTTTCGGGGGCGATCTACTATGATTATGATGGGAATAGGGTCCCGGAGATGCCTAAGTCACCGAGAGTTGGCCCGTTGAGAGGTTTTACTTTTCTTGTGGAGAAAAAGGATCATTTGGATGTCTAA
- the LOC142555317 gene encoding transcriptional repressor ILP1-like: MSSAKSRNFRRRGGDDDEEDDSPTLSTSVTAKNKGASSTARRPHSASSKPKKTSTPTAMSLLSFAEDEESSESPFSRSSSKPSSSSSRFSGKSAHKLTSSKDRSAPHPPLSSLPSNVQPQPGSYTKEALLELQKNTKTLAAPARNKPKPEPVIVLKGLVKPIISNDFVSESAGKIQDFEDDEVSLKNKSGILTVETDDESDLARLGKLGLGKGLRDDDEVIPDQATIEAIRAKRERLRKAKAAAPDYIALDGGSNHGAADGLSDEEPEFKGRIGFFGDKVGGDKKGVFEDFEDRAMPKYRVVERISDEEDEEDKMWEEEQVRKGLGKRLDDGVVNQGVSASASGVGSVHSAVDSQQSFGYSGIVPGGMYPAVQNLGGSSYSSIGGAVGGLFGPDVMSISIQADLTKKALNENLSRVKVSHGRTMVSLANNEENLSSSLLNVTSLEDSFSAAGEKFLFMQKLRDFVSVLCEFLQHKAPFIEELEEQMQKLHEERARAIAERRAADNDDEIPEIEQAIIAVRAEFRKGGSNSAKIAAAVAASSNSRALKNAPVELDDLGRDLNLKKRMDMTRRAEARQRRRAKSDSKRKLSIENDRFYSQMEGESSTDESDSESTAYESTLNQLLQVADKIFSDADEEYSQFSMVVERFDRWKKVYASSYFDAYMALSIPSIFSPYVRLELLKWDPLHEDADFIDMAWHSVLFAYGVPGDENRNGRDDSEADSDANLIPVLVDKLAIPILHHQLSSCWDTLSTLETTNAVSAMNLVVRYVDHSSSALGDLVAVLHDRLTNAVADLMVPTWSPVEMNTVSNAARVAAYRFGTAVRLMRNLCLWNKILSMHVLEKIALDELLCGKILPHLHVIHSNIHDAIFRTERVIASMNGVWTGPSVTGDRSRKLQALVDYLLLIGKTLEKKFVSSNMETETGKLVRRLRKMLVELNEYDHARALSRTFNLKEAL; the protein is encoded by the exons ATGAGCAGCGCCAAATCCCGCAACTTCCGCCGCCGTGGCGGAGATGACGATGAAGAAGACGACTCTCCCACACTTTCTACCTCTGTCACCGCAAAAAATAAGGGCGCTTCTTCCACCGCGAGGCGGCCACATTCGGCGTCGAGTAAACCCAAGAAAACATCGACTCCAACCGCTATGAGCCTCCTCTCCTTCGCCGAGGACGAAGAGTCTTCGGAATCTCCCTTCTCTCGTTCCTCTTCCAAACCTTCCTCTTCCTCCTCGCGCTTTTCTGGCAAATCAGCTCATAAGCTTACCTCCTCTAAAGACCGAAGCGCCCCTCACCCCCCATTATCTTCTCTCCCCTCTAATGTCCAGCCACAACCCGGAAGTTATACAAAAGAAGCCCTTTTGGAGCTCCAGAAGAATACTAAAACCCTCGCCGCTCCTGCCCGTAATAAGCCCAAACCCGAACCTGTGATCGTTCTGAAAGGTTTGGTGAAACCAATTATTTCAAACGATTTCGTTTCGGAGTCTGCTGGAAAAATCCAAGATTTTGAAGATGATGAAGTGAGTTTGAAAAACAAGAGTGGAATTTTAACCGTGGAGACAGATGATGAATCGGATTTGGCTCGGCTGGGAAAACTCGGGTTGGGGAAAGGTTTGCGGGACGATGATGAAGTGATTCCTGATCAAGCCACGATAGAGGCAATTAGAGCAAAGAGGGAGAGGCTGAGGAAAGCTAAGGCCGCAGCGCCAGATTATATTGCATTGGATGGAGGGAGTAATCATGGTGCAGCCGATGGTTTGAGTGATGAGGAGCCAGAATTTAAGGGGAGGATTGGGTTCTTTGGGGACAAAGTAGGTGGTGATAAGAAAGGCGTGTTTGAAGACTTTGAGGATAGGGCGATGCCAAAATATAGGGTCGTTGAAAGGATTAGTGATGAGGAGGATGAGGAGGACAAGATGTGGGAGGAAGAACAGGTAAGGAAAGGGTTGGGAAAGAGGCTAGACGACGGTGTTGTGAATCAAGGAGTGAGCGCTAGCGCTAGTGGTGTGGGTAGTGTTCATAGTGCTGTTGATTCGCAACAAAGTTTTGGATACTCGGGTATCGTACCTGGTGGGATGTACCCTGCAGTGCAAAATTTGGGCGGTAGTAGTTATAGTAGTATTGGAGGAGCAGTTGGAGGATTATTTGGTCCGGATGTAATGTCTATATCTATTCAGGCTGACCTCACCAAGAAAGCTTTGAACGAGAACTTGAGTAGGGTTAAG GTATCTCATGGTCGAACTATGGTGTCATTGGCAAATAATGAAGAAAATCTGTCTTCCTCATTGCTTAATGTCACTAGTCTGGAGGATTCTTTCTCTGCTGCCGGTGAGAAGTTCCTCTTTATGCAAAAGCTTCGTGACTTTGTTTCTGTTTTATGTGAGTTTTTGCAG CATAAAGCTCCTTTCATCGAAGAACTTGAAGAACAAATGCAAAAACTTCATGAAGAACGGGCAAGGGCCATCGCAGAAAGAAGAGCAGCAGATAATGATGACGAAATTCCTGAAATAGAACAGGCTATAATTGCTGTACGCGCAGAATTCCGTAAAGGAGGAAGCAACTCGGCAAAAATAGCTGCTGCAGTGGCCGCATCTTCTAATTCTAGAGCGTTAAAAAATGCACCAGTAGAGCTGGATGACCTTGGTAGAGATTTGAATCTTAAAAAACGAATGGATATGACAAGAAGGGCTGAAGCTCGACAAAGACGAAGAGCCAAATCCGACTCTAAAAGAAAGTTGTCCATCGAAAACGATCGTTTTTATTCACAAATGGAAGGAGAATCGAGCACTGATGAAAGTGATAGTGAGAGTACAGCATATGAGTCAACCCTTAATCAACTGCTTCAGGTTGCGGATaaaatttttagtgatgcagATGAGGAATATTCTCAATTTTCAATGGTGGTAGAAAGGTTTGATAGATGGAAGAAAGTTTATGCATCAAGCTATTTTGATGCTTATATGGCATTGAGTATACCATCTATATTCTCTCCCTATGTGAGACTGGAGCTTCTGAAGTGGGATCCACTACATGAAGATGCAGACTTTATTGATATGGCGTG GCATTCCGTGCTATTTGCTTATGGTGTACCTGGAGACGAAAATAGAAATGGAAGGGATGATTCTGAGGCTGACTCTGATGCAAATCTTATTCCTGTATTGGTCGATAAACTTGCAATCCCTATTCTGCACCATCAATTAAGTTCTTGTTGGGACACGCTTAGTACCCTTGAAACAACCAATGCTGTATCTGCTATGAACTTGGTCGTGAGATATGTAGATCACTCCAGCTCGGCTCTTGGGGACTTAGTAGCTGTGCTCCATGATCGTCTTACTAATGCTGTAGCTGATCTGATG GTCCCAACATGGAGCCCAGTCGAAATGAACACTGTATCAAATGCAGCTCGAGTTGCAGCATATAGGTTTGGTACAGCGGTTCGGTTGATGAGAAACTTGTGCTTGTGGAATAAAATTCTTTCTATGCATGTGCTGGAGAAGATTGCTCTCGATGAACTTTTGTGTGGCAAGATTCTTCCGCATCTTCATGTCATACATTCTAATATTCATGATGCAATCTTCCGAACTGAGAGAGTCATTGCTTCAATGAATGGCGTTTGGACGGGTCCAAGTGTTACAGGGGATCGGAG TCGAAAGTTGCAGGCTTTGGTGGACTATTTGCTGCTGATTGGGAAAACGCTGGAGAAAAAGTTCGTCTCCAGCAACATGGAAACGGAAACAGGTAAACTCGTTAGACGGTTGAGGAAAATGCTGGTGGAGCTGAATGAATACGACCATGCAAGAGCTTTATCAAGAACGTTTAATCTCAAAGAGGCACTCTGA
- the LOC142556576 gene encoding transcription factor bHLH30-like isoform X1 translates to MNDKEEKDENQKYINRSQGIYVVSNNSEGFQVQDLSLVQEMQQENTTDAYIGVGGSTLAFDKLSQVMPCISPVHIFNPVDNFSGSDSDPFHLQPPPSFGGFFNGRGSASLQFGYSYNGQVLDSQMRLISESLVQMVHPYSAPFGLEVEAEVQTMTTQEIMEKKALAASKSHSEAERRRRERINNHLAKLRSLLPSTIKTDKASLLADVVQQVKKLKRQTSLIQETSPVPSETDEIKVDNASDKDGKLVIKASICCEDRSDLLPDLIKTLKSLRLRTLKAEMTTLGGRVKNVLYITCEADNQDSNNDNIGFEQQQPLCISSIQEALQAVLKYNGNEYGTSEQ, encoded by the exons ATGAATGACAAGGAGGAGAAAGACGAGAatcaaaaatatattaatagaTCTCAAGGGATATATGTTGTGTCTAATAACAGTGAGGGTTTCCAAGTTCAAGATCTATCACTTGTTCAAGAAATGCAGCAAGAAAATACAACGGATGCATATATTGGAGTCGGAGGATCAACCCTAGCTTTTGATAAGCTATCACAAGTCATGCCTTGTATTTCTCCGGTTCACATTTTCAACCCTGTTGATAACTTTTCGGGTTCGGATAGCGACCCGTTTCATCTCCAACCACCACCATCATTTGGAGGTTTCTTTAACGGGAGAGGTTCGGCCAGCTTACAATTTGGATACTCATACAATGGACAGGTTCTGGACAGTCAAATGAGACTCATTTCTGAATCTTTAGTCCAAATGGTGCACCCCTACTCGGCCCCCTTTGGGCTGGAAGTGGAAGCCGAGGTACAGACAATGACTACTCAAGAAATCATGGAAAAAAAGGCTCTTGCAGCCTCTAAAAGCCACAGTGAAGCTGAGAGGAGACGTAGAGAAAGGATCAATAATCATCTTGCTAAGCTCAGAAGCTTACTCCCTAGCACAATCAAA ACAGACAAAGCTTCATTGTTAGCAGACGTGGTCCAACAAGTGAAGAAGCTAAAACGCCAAACTTCCCTAATTCAAGAAACGAGTCCAGTTCCATCGGAAACCGATGAAATAAAAGTTGATAACGCATCAGATAAAGATGGTAAACTAGTGATCAAAGCTTCAATCTGCTGCGAAGACCGGTCTGACCTCTTACCTGACCTAATCAAGACTCTAAAATCTTTGAGGTTAAGAACACTAAAAGCGGAAATGACTACACTCGGAGGCCGAGTTAAGAATGTTCTATACATAACTTGTGAAGCAGATAATCAAGATTCAAACAATGACAACATTGGTTTTGAGCAGCAACAACCATTATGTATTAGCTCAATTCAAGAAGCACTTCAAGCAGTATTGAAGTATAATGGCAATGAGTATGGTACTTCAGAGCAATAA
- the LOC142556576 gene encoding transcription factor bHLH30-like isoform X2, producing MPCISPVHIFNPVDNFSGSDSDPFHLQPPPSFGGFFNGRGSASLQFGYSYNGQVLDSQMRLISESLVQMVHPYSAPFGLEVEAEVQTMTTQEIMEKKALAASKSHSEAERRRRERINNHLAKLRSLLPSTIKTDKASLLADVVQQVKKLKRQTSLIQETSPVPSETDEIKVDNASDKDGKLVIKASICCEDRSDLLPDLIKTLKSLRLRTLKAEMTTLGGRVKNVLYITCEADNQDSNNDNIGFEQQQPLCISSIQEALQAVLKYNGNEYGTSEQ from the exons ATGCCTTGTATTTCTCCGGTTCACATTTTCAACCCTGTTGATAACTTTTCGGGTTCGGATAGCGACCCGTTTCATCTCCAACCACCACCATCATTTGGAGGTTTCTTTAACGGGAGAGGTTCGGCCAGCTTACAATTTGGATACTCATACAATGGACAGGTTCTGGACAGTCAAATGAGACTCATTTCTGAATCTTTAGTCCAAATGGTGCACCCCTACTCGGCCCCCTTTGGGCTGGAAGTGGAAGCCGAGGTACAGACAATGACTACTCAAGAAATCATGGAAAAAAAGGCTCTTGCAGCCTCTAAAAGCCACAGTGAAGCTGAGAGGAGACGTAGAGAAAGGATCAATAATCATCTTGCTAAGCTCAGAAGCTTACTCCCTAGCACAATCAAA ACAGACAAAGCTTCATTGTTAGCAGACGTGGTCCAACAAGTGAAGAAGCTAAAACGCCAAACTTCCCTAATTCAAGAAACGAGTCCAGTTCCATCGGAAACCGATGAAATAAAAGTTGATAACGCATCAGATAAAGATGGTAAACTAGTGATCAAAGCTTCAATCTGCTGCGAAGACCGGTCTGACCTCTTACCTGACCTAATCAAGACTCTAAAATCTTTGAGGTTAAGAACACTAAAAGCGGAAATGACTACACTCGGAGGCCGAGTTAAGAATGTTCTATACATAACTTGTGAAGCAGATAATCAAGATTCAAACAATGACAACATTGGTTTTGAGCAGCAACAACCATTATGTATTAGCTCAATTCAAGAAGCACTTCAAGCAGTATTGAAGTATAATGGCAATGAGTATGGTACTTCAGAGCAATAA
- the LOC142556577 gene encoding small polypeptide DEVIL 4-like, with protein sequence MKMSGNFKRRVSSRGLGGVLREQRARLYIIRRCVVMLLCYHD encoded by the coding sequence ATGAAGATGAGCGGTAATTTCAAGAGAAGGGTTTCAAGCAGAGGGCTTGGAGGAGTCCTCAGAGAGCAAAGGGCTAGGCTTTACATCATTAGAAGATGTGTAGTCATGCTTCTTTGTTATCATGATTGA